The following proteins come from a genomic window of Acinetobacter sp. SAAs474:
- a CDS encoding NAD(P)-dependent oxidoreductase, translated as MNVNQTTPIAFLGIGLMGSRMVKRLLQANFSVGVWNRTASACDELIQHGAHHIHFQQLDQYAIICLCLADDHAATEVFHQIEPFLHPNQVIIDFSSLSVETTLTLANQAKGKHVTWIDSPVSGGTIGAEQGSLVIFAGGDAQTIAQLDPLYRILSQRVTCMGDTGTGQATKICNQLIVAANSALIAEAVALAAQAGVNTQLLAPALAGGFADSKPFQILAPRMATHCFEPVQWKVQTLSKDLNLALTLAAQYQLTIPVAKAALAQLQQHQQQGFAQADLSSLIQQVEL; from the coding sequence ATGAATGTGAATCAAACGACGCCAATTGCATTTTTAGGCATAGGACTGATGGGGAGTCGGATGGTCAAACGATTGCTTCAAGCCAATTTTTCTGTTGGTGTCTGGAACAGAACAGCATCAGCCTGTGATGAACTGATTCAACATGGCGCACATCACATCCATTTCCAACAACTCGACCAATATGCCATTATTTGTCTCTGTCTGGCAGATGATCACGCTGCCACTGAGGTATTTCATCAAATTGAACCTTTTTTACATCCCAATCAAGTGATTATTGATTTTTCAAGTTTATCGGTAGAGACCACATTAACCTTAGCCAATCAAGCCAAAGGTAAACATGTCACTTGGATTGATTCACCTGTTTCGGGAGGAACAATAGGTGCTGAACAAGGCAGCTTGGTTATTTTTGCAGGTGGTGATGCACAAACCATTGCACAATTAGATCCACTGTATCGCATCCTCTCTCAACGTGTTACATGTATGGGCGATACAGGCACAGGACAAGCCACTAAAATTTGTAATCAACTGATTGTCGCTGCAAATAGCGCATTAATTGCTGAAGCTGTTGCTCTTGCCGCACAAGCGGGTGTAAACACACAATTGTTAGCACCTGCACTAGCAGGTGGTTTTGCAGACTCAAAACCATTTCAAATTTTGGCCCCACGTATGGCAACGCATTGCTTTGAACCAGTACAGTGGAAAGTACAAACCCTTTCTAAAGATTTGAATCTGGCCTTAACTCTGGCTGCACAGTATCAATTAACTATTCCTGTTGCCAAAGCTGCACTAGCACAACTGCAACAACATCAACAACAGGGTTTTGCTCAAGCAGATCTTTCTAGCTTAATTCAACAGGTCGAACTTTAA
- a CDS encoding hydroxypyruvate isomerase family protein, whose protein sequence is MNRLAVNLSMIFTEVPLMERFALAKKHGFQHVEIQFPYSITPYQILEELEKHQLSLCLINVPVGDLMQGGNGLACVPGKSLAFRQALEHAITYAKILQVPNVNILAGRQPQDANLLSCLNTYNTNLKLACARLSEEQIQPVFEMINGTDMPRFLIQNIAQAQDILDAVQHPALKMQFDCYHMAMMDENILDALKENIQHIGHIQFADAPNRHQPDHGSIDYQNIFSWLKQSTYSGFIAAEYHPLGHSEQSFAWKDKYFSCA, encoded by the coding sequence ATGAATCGCTTAGCTGTTAACTTATCCATGATTTTCACAGAAGTGCCTTTGATGGAAAGATTTGCTCTCGCCAAAAAACATGGATTTCAGCATGTTGAAATTCAATTTCCCTATTCGATTACACCCTATCAAATTTTGGAAGAATTAGAGAAACATCAATTAAGCTTATGTCTCATCAATGTTCCAGTAGGTGATTTAATGCAAGGCGGCAATGGATTAGCCTGTGTACCAGGCAAATCATTAGCATTTCGTCAAGCACTGGAACATGCCATCACCTATGCCAAAATCCTGCAGGTACCTAACGTCAATATATTGGCAGGTAGACAACCACAAGATGCCAATTTACTGTCGTGCTTAAATACCTATAATACTAATCTAAAATTGGCATGTGCACGTTTAAGTGAAGAACAGATTCAACCTGTTTTTGAAATGATTAATGGTACAGATATGCCACGCTTTCTAATCCAGAATATTGCTCAAGCACAAGATATCTTAGATGCCGTACAACATCCGGCCCTAAAAATGCAGTTCGATTGCTACCATATGGCGATGATGGATGAAAATATTTTGGATGCATTAAAAGAAAATATTCAGCATATTGGCCATATTCAATTTGCAGATGCTCCTAATCGACATCAGCCAGATCATGGTAGCATCGATTATCAAAATATATTTTCATGGCTAAAACAGAGTACATATTCAGGTTTTATTGCAGCTGAATATCATCCTTTAGGACATTCAGAGCAATCTTTTGCTTGGAAAGATAAATATTTTTCATGTGCTTAG
- the rsfS gene encoding ribosome silencing factor, with product MNLEPSPSASNSHDLAMNSQSKDVQACLKVVHEALLDVKAKEIVELDISSISNVADAIVIASGTSTRHVKSLADNVAEEARKAGFRPIGVEGEHDAEWILIDLGFVVVHVMLPTTRKFYDLESLWRTKPEAIA from the coding sequence ATGAATTTAGAACCATCGCCCAGCGCTTCTAATTCTCACGATCTCGCAATGAATTCTCAAAGTAAAGATGTACAAGCTTGCCTAAAAGTGGTGCATGAAGCTCTCCTAGATGTAAAAGCAAAAGAAATTGTAGAACTTGATATTAGCTCAATCAGCAATGTTGCTGATGCAATCGTGATTGCGAGTGGTACATCAACTCGCCACGTGAAATCATTAGCAGATAATGTTGCTGAAGAAGCACGTAAAGCTGGATTTCGCCCGATTGGTGTTGAAGGTGAACATGATGCTGAATGGATCTTAATTGACTTAGGTTTTGTGGTTGTTCATGTTATGCTACCAACAACACGTAAGTTTTATGATTTAGAAAGCTTATGGCGCACCAAGCCCGAAGCTATCGCATAA